One genomic window of Coregonus clupeaformis isolate EN_2021a unplaced genomic scaffold, ASM2061545v1 scaf0761, whole genome shotgun sequence includes the following:
- the LOC123485608 gene encoding C-type lectin domain family 4 member E-like: MASYSNKQVIELNKVTEENRNRATRSVKTETHLSGPEDSGRRLYRMVAVSFGMLCVLQVTLNISLRLVYNRGMGDKTNVTAERDQLQTSYNNLTKERDQLQKERDDLKRKFSNLKQTCPKGWQKFESSWYFLSTETKTWMESREDCLERGADLVIVNSDKEQEFLFGLDKRAWIGLTDSVTEGTWRWVDRTPLTTPSYWYQQQPDNGNDDPANGEEDCVELNTETWLPVKAWNDQSCEDNRHWICEKRV; encoded by the exons ATGGCCAGCTACAGCAACAAACAGGTGATTGAATTAAACAAAGTTACTGAAGAAAACCGGAACAGAGCAACAAGGAGCGTGAAGACTGAGACCCATCTCTCAG GACCTGAGGATTCAGGGAGAAGACTCTACAGGATGGTTGCTGTGAGCTTTGGGATGCTGTGTGTTCTACAAGTCACGCTCAACATCTCCCTGAGACTTGTCT ATAACAGAGGCATGGGAGATAAAACCAATgtgactgcagagagagaccagctacagaccagttacaacaacctgactaaagagagagaccagctacagaaggagagagatgatctCAAAAGAAAGTTCTCTAATCTGA AACAAACCTGTCCTAAAGGCTGGCAGAAGTTTGAATCCAGTTGGTACTTCCTGTCTACTGAGACTAAaacctggatggagagcagagaggactgtctggagagaggagctgaCCTAGTCATCGTAAACAGTGATAAGGAACag GAGTTTCTCTTTGGCCTCGATAAGAGAGcctggattggtctgactgactctGTTACTGAGGGGACCTGGAGATGGGTGGACCGCAcaccactgaccaccccaag TTACTGGTACCAACAGCAGCCTGACAATGGTAATGACGACCCAGCAAATGGGGAGGAGGACTGTGTTGAGCTGAACACAGAAACATGGCTTCCTGTAAAGGCATGGAATGACCAGTCATGTGAAGACAATCGTCACTGGATTTGTGAAAAACGGGTTTAA